In a single window of the Acipenser ruthenus chromosome 20, fAciRut3.2 maternal haplotype, whole genome shotgun sequence genome:
- the LOC117425144 gene encoding genetic suppressor element 1-like isoform X6, whose amino-acid sequence MFGLKPPIYYLPGMSHEPKSPSLGMISTATRTTATVSPLTPSPLSGSIVPNGSPAANSALSIQSAHSSSFAAALRKLAKQAEEPRGSSISSESSPVSSPATNHSSPASTPKRGPMGPIIVPQGCHSVPSTPPVVTIAPTKTVNGLWRSEGRQAESGSRGSSRDRLGPEHAQQQEKGGPSVPAHLIGNPYAFGLNPNSVVQDTRFQPLNSLPRQVHHVVPPASVPEDYLRGFRPYPTPEDLRMSSMPPLGLDPATAAAYYHPSYLAHPPFSAYRMDDSFCLSALRSPFYPMPAPSSMPPMHPSAVHMHLPGVRYPGELSHSSLSALQSERISERLQMEDELRQREREREREREREREKEREREVEREKEREREREREREKELEREREKEREREREREREKERAREKELQASKALENHYLAELHSLRGQPAEDRAKPAERLTPNRPDKAKEHALPAPKPVQPGLHPAPVPSSHLSVPSLISSHSGFLPHAGVPGLVSAPAGALATALLLQRTNEEEKWLARQRKMRQEKEDRQFQVSEFRQQVLEQHLDIGRPPEGDPWSDGHRPVHESMMREHLHHLGAPPPLISPKPQHPPPSTTLWNPASFVDSNPEPRRAHEPLHPGHYEHARQALSLVKGERLYSSEKLDESAKRKEMAEKYQPVRGPGAHEQGGHSYGTFLAELEKSTQTILNQQRASLSLPSQYNELSASRKASSSPYRNHQGAPRGPDPMLVYDEFLQQQRRLVSKLDLEEKRRREAREKGYYYDLDDSYDESDEEEVRAHLQRVAEQPPLKLDESSEKTGFLQVFGLTTRSHKEELLEQKRRKRRRMLRERSPSPPAVQNKRQTPPPPPLSTRYTADQMNCSAELEEKKRFLTMFSLSHINTHQRKDNEKVVELLQAIKQKSVTLDSIKHSPRPLCKSPAAPPTVDQTTFHPLSDSEMPPSARPSTPSLPDAQKAMDTSKQEQLRPSEVPRPKEVAAAVPTFPGGDKARLGEGHSVKKNTSLLNSIRAQNAPKEASQSQNGRIKPWESFTAEEFAHQFHESVLQSTQKALQKHKGSAAGQISEPNHKLDSLVHYNIPELQSSVRAPHPQHNGQHNTIAARKELTVVQEEESEEEEETEEEEEEEEGEEAPRPKWQGIEAIFEAYQEYIDEHSIERQVLQSQCRRLEAHHYNLSLTAEQLSHSMGELMSQKQKLASEREKLQAELDHLRKCLAQPQMHWSRGYFKGYPPR is encoded by the exons GCATGAGCCATGAGCCAAAGTCACCTTCATTAGGAATGATCTCAACCGCGACTCGGACCACCGCCACAGTGAGCCCCCTGACCCCGTCCCCTCTCAGTGGCTCCATTGTGCCCAATGGCAGCCCTGCCGCCAACAGCGCTCTGTCCATCCAGTCGGCGCATTCCTCCAGCTTCGCTGCTGCGCTCCGCAAACTCGCCAAACAAGCCGAAGAGCCAAGAG GGTCGTCGATTAGCAGTGAGTCTTCCCCGGTCTCGTCTCCGGCCACCAATCACAGCTCGCCAGCCAGCACGCCCAAGCGGGGACCCATGGGTCCCATCATCGTTCCCCAGGGGTGCCACAGCGTGCCAAGCACCCCTCCCGTGGTCACCATCGCGCCCACCAAAACAGTCAACGGGCTCTGGAGGAGTGAAGGCCGACAG GCGGAGTCAGGGTCCCGGGGAAGCAGCCGGGATCGTCTAGGCCCAGAGCATGCCCAGCAGCAGGAGAAAGGGGGCCCCTCAGTTCCAGCCCACCTCATCGGGAACCCGTACGCCTTCGGACTGAACCCCAACTCTGTCGTTCAGGACACACGCTTCCAGCCTCTCAA TAGCCTCCCTCGGCAGGTGCATCATGTGGTCCCCCCTGCTAGCGTTCCCGAGGATTACCTCCGCGGATTCAGACCCTACCCCACACCTGAGGACCTCAGGATGTCATCGATGCCACCCCTGGGCTTGGATCCTGCCACTGCTGCTGCCTACTACCACCCCAGCTATCTCGCCCACCCACCCTTCTCTGCATATAG GATGGACGACTCATTCTGCCTGTCAGCCCTGAGGTCTCCCTTCTACCCAATGCCGGCGCCAAGCTCCATGCCCCCCATGCACCCCTCAGCGGTCCACATGCACCTGCCTGGAGTGAGATACCCTGGAGAACTGTCCCACTCCTCCCTGTCTGCACTGCAGTCCGAGCGCATCTCTGAGAG GCTCCAGATGGAGGATGAGCTGCGGCAGCGTGAGAGGGAGCGTGAGAGAGAACGGGAGAGGGAgcgggagaaggagagagagcgagaggtggagcgggagaaggagagagagcgagagcgtgagagggagagagagaaggagctggagagagagcgggagaaggagagggagagagagagggagcgtgagagggagaaggagcgggcacggGAGAAGGAGCTGCAGGCCTCCAAAGCCCTTGAGAACCACTACCTGGCTGAGCTGCACTCCCTTCGGGGCCAGCCAGCCGAGGACCGAGCCAAACCAGCGGAAAGACTGACGCCAAACCGGCCCG ATAAAGCCAAGGAACATGCACTGCCTGCACCCAAGCCAGTGCAGCCAGGTCTCCACCCGGCACCCGTCCCTTCGTCCCACCTCTCCGTGCCCAGCCTCATCTCCAGCCACAGTGGCTTTCTGCCACACGCCGGGGTACCAGGACTGGTAAGTGCTCCCGCGGGAGCCCTGGCAACGGCCTTGCTCCTGCAACGCACCAACGAGGAGGAGAAGTGGCTGGCCAGGCAGAGGAAGATGCGGCAGGAGAAGGAGGACCGCCAGTTCCAGGTGTCCGAGTTCCGCCAGCAGGTCCTGGAGCAGCACCTAGACATCGGGAGACCACCCGAGGGGGACCCGTGGAGCGACGGCCACCG acctGTCCATGAATCAATGATGCGGGAACACCTTCACCATCTGGGGGCCCCACCGCCTCTCATCTCCCCCAAACCCCAGCACCCCCCTCCCTCCACCACGCTGTGGAATCCTGCCTCCTTCGTCGACAGCAACCCTGAGCCCCGTCGGGCCCACGAGCCCCTGCACCCTGGTCACTATGAGCATGCCCGGCAGGCCCTGTCCCTGGTGAAGGGGGAGAGGCTCTACAGCTCTGAGAAGCTAGACGAGAGCGCCAAGAGGAAGGAGATGGCGGAGAAGTACCAGCCTGTCCGGGGGCCAGGTGCCCATGAGCAGGGGGGGCATTCCTATGGCACCTTCTTAGCAGAGCTGGAGAAATCCACACAGACCATCCTGAACCAGCAGAGGGCGTCCCTGTCGCTGCCCAGCCAGTACAACGAGCTTAGTGCCTCACGTAAGGCCAGCTCCTCTCCTTACAGGAACCACCAGGGGGCGCCACGAGGCCCTGACCCCATGCTGGTCTACGATGAGTTCCTGCAGCAGCAACGCAGGCTGGTCAGCAAGCTAGACCTGGAggaaaagaggaggagagaggccAGGGAGAAAG GCTATTACTACGACTTGGATGACTCCTATGATGAAAGCGATGAGGAGGAGGTGCGAGCTCACCTTCAACGAGTCGCCGAGCAGCCGCCACTCAAGCTCGACGAATCCTCTGAG AAGACTGGCTTCTTGCAGGTGTTTGGTCTGACGACTCGCTCGCACAAGGAGGAGCTGCTGGAGCAGAAGAGgcggaagaggaggaggatgctGAGGGAACGAAGCCCCTCCCCCCCGGCCGTTCAGAACAAGCGGCagacccctcctcctcctcctctcagcACGCGCTACACCGCCGACCAGATGAACTGCAGCGCGGAGCTCGAGGAGAAGAAGAGATTCCTCACCATGTTCAGCCTGTCGCACATTAACACCCACCAGAGAAAAG ACAATGAAAAAGTGGTGGAGCTGCTGCAAGCAATAAAACAGAAGAGTGTGACTCTGGATTCTATCAAGCACTCCCCTCGCCCCCTCTGTAAGAGCCCTGCAGCTCCTCCCACTG TGGACCAGACGACATTTCACCCGCTCTCAGACTCGGAGATGCCGCCCAGCGCCAGACCAAGCACTCCCTCCCTTCCCGACGCCCAGAAAGCCATGGACACTAGCAAGCAAGAGCAGCTCCGACCGTCCGAAGTTCCCAGACCAAAGGAAGTGGCAGCAGCAGTACCTACCTTCCCTGGTGGAGATAAGGCCAGGCTGGGCGAGGGCCACTCTGTGAAGAAGAACACCAGCCTCCTGAACAGCATCCGGGCCCAGAATGCACCCAAGGAGGCTTCCCAGAGCCAGAACGGCAGGATTAAGCCCTGGGAGAGCTTCACAGCAGAAGAGTTTGCCCACCAGTTCCACGAGTCAGTGCTGCAGTCCACACAAAAGGCCCTGCAGAAACATAAAG gatcTGCAGCAGGTCAGATATCCGAGCCAAATCACAAGCTGGACTCTTTGGTCCATTACAACATTCCTGAGCTGCAGTCTTCTGTCAGGGCACCCCATCCGCAGCACAACGGACAGCACAACACCATTGCGGCACGGAAAGAGTTAACTGTGGTGCAGGAGGAAGAGtccgaggaggaagaggagaccgaagaggaggaggaggaggaggagggcgaaGAAGCTCCTCGACCAAAATGGCAGGGAATCGAAGCCATCTTCGAGGCTTACCAGGAATACATTGATG AGCACAGTATCGAGCGGCAGGTGCTGCAGAGCCAGTGCAGGAGGCTGGAGGCTCATCACTACAATCTCAGTCTAACTGCAGAGCAGCTCTCGCACAGCATGGGG GAGCTTATGTCCCAGAAACAAAAGCTGGCCTCTGAAAGGGAGAAGCTTCAGGCTGAACTGGACCACTTACGAAAGTGCCTCGCACAACCACAGATGCACTGGTCAAGGGGATACTTCAAGGGGTACCCGCCCAGGTGA
- the LOC117425144 gene encoding genetic suppressor element 1-like isoform X7: MYDRFRTVLCSMSHEPKSPSLGMISTATRTTATVSPLTPSPLSGSIVPNGSPAANSALSIQSAHSSSFAAALRKLAKQAEEPRGSSISSESSPVSSPATNHSSPASTPKRGPMGPIIVPQGCHSVPSTPPVVTIAPTKTVNGLWRSEGRQAESGSRGSSRDRLGPEHAQQQEKGGPSVPAHLIGNPYAFGLNPNSVVQDTRFQPLNSLPRQVHHVVPPASVPEDYLRGFRPYPTPEDLRMSSMPPLGLDPATAAAYYHPSYLAHPPFSAYRMDDSFCLSALRSPFYPMPAPSSMPPMHPSAVHMHLPGVRYPGELSHSSLSALQSERISERLQMEDELRQREREREREREREREKEREREVEREKEREREREREREKELEREREKEREREREREREKERAREKELQASKALENHYLAELHSLRGQPAEDRAKPAERLTPNRPDKAKEHALPAPKPVQPGLHPAPVPSSHLSVPSLISSHSGFLPHAGVPGLVSAPAGALATALLLQRTNEEEKWLARQRKMRQEKEDRQFQVSEFRQQVLEQHLDIGRPPEGDPWSDGHRPVHESMMREHLHHLGAPPPLISPKPQHPPPSTTLWNPASFVDSNPEPRRAHEPLHPGHYEHARQALSLVKGERLYSSEKLDESAKRKEMAEKYQPVRGPGAHEQGGHSYGTFLAELEKSTQTILNQQRASLSLPSQYNELSASRKASSSPYRNHQGAPRGPDPMLVYDEFLQQQRRLVSKLDLEEKRRREAREKGYYYDLDDSYDESDEEEVRAHLQRVAEQPPLKLDESSEKTGFLQVFGLTTRSHKEELLEQKRRKRRRMLRERSPSPPAVQNKRQTPPPPPLSTRYTADQMNCSAELEEKKRFLTMFSLSHINTHQRKDNEKVVELLQAIKQKSVTLDSIKHSPRPLCKSPAAPPTVDQTTFHPLSDSEMPPSARPSTPSLPDAQKAMDTSKQEQLRPSEVPRPKEVAAAVPTFPGGDKARLGEGHSVKKNTSLLNSIRAQNAPKEASQSQNGRIKPWESFTAEEFAHQFHESVLQSTQKALQKHKGSAAGQISEPNHKLDSLVHYNIPELQSSVRAPHPQHNGQHNTIAARKELTVVQEEESEEEEETEEEEEEEEGEEAPRPKWQGIEAIFEAYQEYIDEHSIERQVLQSQCRRLEAHHYNLSLTAEQLSHSMGELMSQKQKLASEREKLQAELDHLRKCLAQPQMHWSRGYFKGYPPR; encoded by the exons ATGTACGACCGATTCAGAACTGTGCTGTGCA GCATGAGCCATGAGCCAAAGTCACCTTCATTAGGAATGATCTCAACCGCGACTCGGACCACCGCCACAGTGAGCCCCCTGACCCCGTCCCCTCTCAGTGGCTCCATTGTGCCCAATGGCAGCCCTGCCGCCAACAGCGCTCTGTCCATCCAGTCGGCGCATTCCTCCAGCTTCGCTGCTGCGCTCCGCAAACTCGCCAAACAAGCCGAAGAGCCAAGAG GGTCGTCGATTAGCAGTGAGTCTTCCCCGGTCTCGTCTCCGGCCACCAATCACAGCTCGCCAGCCAGCACGCCCAAGCGGGGACCCATGGGTCCCATCATCGTTCCCCAGGGGTGCCACAGCGTGCCAAGCACCCCTCCCGTGGTCACCATCGCGCCCACCAAAACAGTCAACGGGCTCTGGAGGAGTGAAGGCCGACAG GCGGAGTCAGGGTCCCGGGGAAGCAGCCGGGATCGTCTAGGCCCAGAGCATGCCCAGCAGCAGGAGAAAGGGGGCCCCTCAGTTCCAGCCCACCTCATCGGGAACCCGTACGCCTTCGGACTGAACCCCAACTCTGTCGTTCAGGACACACGCTTCCAGCCTCTCAA TAGCCTCCCTCGGCAGGTGCATCATGTGGTCCCCCCTGCTAGCGTTCCCGAGGATTACCTCCGCGGATTCAGACCCTACCCCACACCTGAGGACCTCAGGATGTCATCGATGCCACCCCTGGGCTTGGATCCTGCCACTGCTGCTGCCTACTACCACCCCAGCTATCTCGCCCACCCACCCTTCTCTGCATATAG GATGGACGACTCATTCTGCCTGTCAGCCCTGAGGTCTCCCTTCTACCCAATGCCGGCGCCAAGCTCCATGCCCCCCATGCACCCCTCAGCGGTCCACATGCACCTGCCTGGAGTGAGATACCCTGGAGAACTGTCCCACTCCTCCCTGTCTGCACTGCAGTCCGAGCGCATCTCTGAGAG GCTCCAGATGGAGGATGAGCTGCGGCAGCGTGAGAGGGAGCGTGAGAGAGAACGGGAGAGGGAgcgggagaaggagagagagcgagaggtggagcgggagaaggagagagagcgagagcgtgagagggagagagagaaggagctggagagagagcgggagaaggagagggagagagagagggagcgtgagagggagaaggagcgggcacggGAGAAGGAGCTGCAGGCCTCCAAAGCCCTTGAGAACCACTACCTGGCTGAGCTGCACTCCCTTCGGGGCCAGCCAGCCGAGGACCGAGCCAAACCAGCGGAAAGACTGACGCCAAACCGGCCCG ATAAAGCCAAGGAACATGCACTGCCTGCACCCAAGCCAGTGCAGCCAGGTCTCCACCCGGCACCCGTCCCTTCGTCCCACCTCTCCGTGCCCAGCCTCATCTCCAGCCACAGTGGCTTTCTGCCACACGCCGGGGTACCAGGACTGGTAAGTGCTCCCGCGGGAGCCCTGGCAACGGCCTTGCTCCTGCAACGCACCAACGAGGAGGAGAAGTGGCTGGCCAGGCAGAGGAAGATGCGGCAGGAGAAGGAGGACCGCCAGTTCCAGGTGTCCGAGTTCCGCCAGCAGGTCCTGGAGCAGCACCTAGACATCGGGAGACCACCCGAGGGGGACCCGTGGAGCGACGGCCACCG acctGTCCATGAATCAATGATGCGGGAACACCTTCACCATCTGGGGGCCCCACCGCCTCTCATCTCCCCCAAACCCCAGCACCCCCCTCCCTCCACCACGCTGTGGAATCCTGCCTCCTTCGTCGACAGCAACCCTGAGCCCCGTCGGGCCCACGAGCCCCTGCACCCTGGTCACTATGAGCATGCCCGGCAGGCCCTGTCCCTGGTGAAGGGGGAGAGGCTCTACAGCTCTGAGAAGCTAGACGAGAGCGCCAAGAGGAAGGAGATGGCGGAGAAGTACCAGCCTGTCCGGGGGCCAGGTGCCCATGAGCAGGGGGGGCATTCCTATGGCACCTTCTTAGCAGAGCTGGAGAAATCCACACAGACCATCCTGAACCAGCAGAGGGCGTCCCTGTCGCTGCCCAGCCAGTACAACGAGCTTAGTGCCTCACGTAAGGCCAGCTCCTCTCCTTACAGGAACCACCAGGGGGCGCCACGAGGCCCTGACCCCATGCTGGTCTACGATGAGTTCCTGCAGCAGCAACGCAGGCTGGTCAGCAAGCTAGACCTGGAggaaaagaggaggagagaggccAGGGAGAAAG GCTATTACTACGACTTGGATGACTCCTATGATGAAAGCGATGAGGAGGAGGTGCGAGCTCACCTTCAACGAGTCGCCGAGCAGCCGCCACTCAAGCTCGACGAATCCTCTGAG AAGACTGGCTTCTTGCAGGTGTTTGGTCTGACGACTCGCTCGCACAAGGAGGAGCTGCTGGAGCAGAAGAGgcggaagaggaggaggatgctGAGGGAACGAAGCCCCTCCCCCCCGGCCGTTCAGAACAAGCGGCagacccctcctcctcctcctctcagcACGCGCTACACCGCCGACCAGATGAACTGCAGCGCGGAGCTCGAGGAGAAGAAGAGATTCCTCACCATGTTCAGCCTGTCGCACATTAACACCCACCAGAGAAAAG ACAATGAAAAAGTGGTGGAGCTGCTGCAAGCAATAAAACAGAAGAGTGTGACTCTGGATTCTATCAAGCACTCCCCTCGCCCCCTCTGTAAGAGCCCTGCAGCTCCTCCCACTG TGGACCAGACGACATTTCACCCGCTCTCAGACTCGGAGATGCCGCCCAGCGCCAGACCAAGCACTCCCTCCCTTCCCGACGCCCAGAAAGCCATGGACACTAGCAAGCAAGAGCAGCTCCGACCGTCCGAAGTTCCCAGACCAAAGGAAGTGGCAGCAGCAGTACCTACCTTCCCTGGTGGAGATAAGGCCAGGCTGGGCGAGGGCCACTCTGTGAAGAAGAACACCAGCCTCCTGAACAGCATCCGGGCCCAGAATGCACCCAAGGAGGCTTCCCAGAGCCAGAACGGCAGGATTAAGCCCTGGGAGAGCTTCACAGCAGAAGAGTTTGCCCACCAGTTCCACGAGTCAGTGCTGCAGTCCACACAAAAGGCCCTGCAGAAACATAAAG gatcTGCAGCAGGTCAGATATCCGAGCCAAATCACAAGCTGGACTCTTTGGTCCATTACAACATTCCTGAGCTGCAGTCTTCTGTCAGGGCACCCCATCCGCAGCACAACGGACAGCACAACACCATTGCGGCACGGAAAGAGTTAACTGTGGTGCAGGAGGAAGAGtccgaggaggaagaggagaccgaagaggaggaggaggaggaggagggcgaaGAAGCTCCTCGACCAAAATGGCAGGGAATCGAAGCCATCTTCGAGGCTTACCAGGAATACATTGATG AGCACAGTATCGAGCGGCAGGTGCTGCAGAGCCAGTGCAGGAGGCTGGAGGCTCATCACTACAATCTCAGTCTAACTGCAGAGCAGCTCTCGCACAGCATGGGG GAGCTTATGTCCCAGAAACAAAAGCTGGCCTCTGAAAGGGAGAAGCTTCAGGCTGAACTGGACCACTTACGAAAGTGCCTCGCACAACCACAGATGCACTGGTCAAGGGGATACTTCAAGGGGTACCCGCCCAGGTGA